A window of the Plasmodium brasilianum strain Bolivian I chromosome Unknown PB_00_07, whole genome shotgun sequence genome harbors these coding sequences:
- a CDS encoding PIR protein has product MATHTTEENENTVTLYVKYKSEFETVIEDIQNDSGGENPGMKCALMFGNYPNFTIPCQDVGRYLIEIKEHYKLDSLKRCKYLNYRINSDEMYNKNPKWFQGYNEFSSLLDNICVQKFERIQPNILEKLKELYSYYKSFNEYNGKESDSDGTICINIKKCYNFYNDNYKECQRNNEGLFCEELNNFKKAYDDKMNKLSPCIGLPKTLPQIEQTSTKILTPTKEDDAFVPILTTSIVLLMSFTIFFLYKFTPLKSWIYYRLRKKKIIELNKFQESSESLQNLHEVVNRNYERSSHNISYQPQGDT; this is encoded by the exons ATGGCAACTCACACTACAGAAGAAAac gaGAATACTGTGacattatatgttaaatataaaagtgaaTTTGAAACAGTTATCGAAGATATTCAAAATGATAGTGGTGGAGAAAATCCTGGAATGAAATGTGCTCTAATGTTCGGAAATTATCCTAATTTTACTATACCATGCCAAGATGTTGGTAGATatttaattgaaataaaGGAACACTATAAACTTGATAGCCTCAAACGTTGTAAATACTTAAATTATAGGATAAATTCAGATGAAATGTATAATAAGAATCCTAAATGGTTTCAGGGATATAATGAATTTTCATCCCTGTTAGATAATATATGTGTCCAAAAATTCGAAAGAATTCAACctaatattttagaaaaactTAAAGAATTATACAGTTATTATAAGAgttttaatgaatataatggCAAGGAAAGTGATTCTGATGGTACAATTtgcattaatattaaaaaatgttataactTTTATAACGATAATTACAAAGAATGtcaaagaaataatgaagGTCTATTTTGTGAAGAGCTAAACAATTTTAAGAAAGCATATGatgataaaatgaataaattatcTCCATGCATTGGTTTACCAAAAACATTACCACAAATAGAACAAACttcaacaaaaatattaacaccTACAAAAGAAGATGACGCATTTGTTCCCATTTTAACAACATCTATAGTATTACTAATGtcttttactatattttttttatataag TTTACTCCACTGAAATCTTGGATATATTATCgtttacgaaaaaaaaaaattattgaactTAACAAATTTCAAGAATCGAGCGAATCCTTACAAAACCTTCATGAAGTAGTAAATAGAAATTATGAACGAAGTTCTCATAATATATCCTATCAACCTCAAGGAGACACTTGA